One part of the Phycisphaeraceae bacterium genome encodes these proteins:
- a CDS encoding CusA/CzcA family heavy metal efflux RND transporter → MLEAVLHFSIKNRWFIVVLTAIAAAVGAYSLKSLPIDAVPDITNNQVQINALAPSLSPVEVEKQVTFTIEFALAGIPGLQSTRSLSRNGFSQVTAVFEDNVNIYFARQQVAERLGEAKESLPPGVEPMMGPIATGLGEIYMYTVEYEHPRGAGATIVDGRPGWQSDGSYLTPEGRSLASDVELAAYLREVQDWIIRPQLKSVKDVAGVDAIGGYVKQYHVQPDPMALVSYGLTFTDVIDAIEKNNVSTGAGYVEHNGESYLVRASGRIETIDQLSGIVVGSRGGVPICIRDIVVPGGVGIGRELRTGSASENGEEVVVGTAIMLLGANSRTVAAAVDAKMPEIQRSLPPDIRAKTVLNRTKLVDATIGTVRKNLLEGAVLVVVVLLLLLGNVRAALICAMAIPLSMLMTATGMVQNKVSGNLMSLGAIDFGLIVDGAVIIVENCLRRLAEAQHHKGRVLSLQERLHEVMVASREMIQPSVYGQAIIITVYVPILALSGVEGKMFHPMATTVIFALISAFILSLTFVPAMVAILIRGRVQEKEMVLVRWAKAAYRPVVEWSVRFRWAVVVVAVAAFAGAAALFGRLGQEFVPTLDEKDLAMHAMRIASTSLSQSQSMQFDVERAVAGIPEVAFVYSKTGTAEMATDPMPPNVSDTFIIFKPQDQWRSEAELDRLIAEKTEAIEAMGAHAAHAGHGHEEEGHAHEGPKIEGHKGKLIQLIERTLATVPGNNYEFTQPIQMRFNELISGVRGDVAVKVYGDDFESMTRTAQQVLAAIEAVPGAADAKMEQVEGLPVMTLDIDRAAIARYGLNIHDIQQIVAAAIGGAHAGLVFEGDRRFDLVVRLPDSLRDRLEALERLPIPLPGGDEPGNPARLADASTGLAGLVQTREMGFIPLGDVAAISVAEGMNQVSRENGKRRIVVQCNVRGRDLGSFVRDAERAVAAVPVPAGQWLTWGGQFENLVAAKQRLTIVVPICFFLIFLLLFSTFKSVKYSLLVFSAVPLGLTGGVISLWLRGMPFSISAAVGFIALSGVAVLNGLVMVSFINQLRAEGMPRDAAIMRGCLVRLRPVLMTALVASLGFVPMALATGTGAEVQKPLATVVIGGLISSTLLTLCVLPALYRIFTSWDSSGGPRPRPQDWERTDFGPHEAGSPPRGAHHSDSSSPSPPPGPSPANGTGGPSTGSH, encoded by the coding sequence ATGCTTGAAGCCGTCCTGCACTTCTCCATCAAGAACCGCTGGTTCATCGTCGTGCTCACGGCAATCGCCGCGGCCGTGGGCGCATACTCGCTCAAGAGTCTCCCGATCGATGCCGTCCCGGACATCACCAACAACCAGGTGCAGATCAACGCCCTGGCGCCGTCGCTGTCGCCTGTTGAGGTCGAGAAGCAGGTGACCTTCACGATCGAGTTTGCGCTCGCGGGCATCCCGGGTCTCCAGTCCACGCGTTCGCTCTCCCGCAACGGCTTTTCGCAGGTCACCGCGGTCTTCGAGGACAACGTGAACATCTACTTCGCCCGCCAGCAGGTCGCCGAGCGGCTGGGCGAGGCGAAGGAGTCCCTGCCCCCGGGCGTGGAGCCGATGATGGGCCCGATCGCCACGGGCCTCGGTGAGATCTACATGTACACCGTCGAGTACGAGCACCCTCGCGGCGCCGGCGCGACGATCGTCGACGGCCGCCCGGGCTGGCAGAGCGACGGCTCGTACCTCACTCCAGAAGGCCGGAGTCTCGCGTCGGATGTCGAACTCGCCGCGTACCTCCGCGAGGTGCAGGACTGGATCATCCGGCCGCAGCTCAAGAGCGTGAAGGACGTCGCCGGCGTCGACGCCATCGGCGGCTACGTGAAACAGTACCACGTCCAGCCCGACCCCATGGCCCTCGTCTCGTACGGGCTGACGTTCACCGACGTCATCGACGCCATCGAGAAGAACAACGTCTCCACCGGGGCCGGGTACGTCGAGCACAACGGCGAGTCGTACCTCGTCCGCGCCTCCGGGCGCATCGAGACGATCGACCAACTCTCCGGCATCGTCGTCGGCTCCCGTGGCGGCGTCCCCATCTGCATCCGCGACATCGTTGTTCCCGGCGGCGTCGGGATCGGGCGGGAGCTCCGCACCGGCTCCGCCAGCGAGAACGGCGAGGAGGTTGTTGTCGGCACCGCGATCATGCTGCTCGGCGCCAACAGCCGGACCGTCGCGGCCGCCGTCGACGCCAAGATGCCCGAGATCCAGCGCTCGCTCCCGCCCGACATCCGCGCGAAGACCGTGCTGAACCGCACCAAGCTTGTGGACGCCACGATCGGGACGGTCCGCAAGAACCTGCTCGAGGGCGCCGTGCTGGTCGTGGTCGTCCTACTGCTGCTGCTGGGGAATGTCCGGGCCGCCCTGATCTGCGCCATGGCCATCCCCCTCTCTATGCTGATGACCGCGACGGGCATGGTGCAGAACAAAGTCAGCGGCAATCTCATGTCGCTCGGCGCCATCGACTTCGGACTGATCGTGGACGGCGCCGTGATCATCGTCGAGAACTGCCTCCGGCGCCTCGCCGAGGCCCAGCACCACAAGGGCCGCGTGCTCTCGCTGCAGGAGCGGCTGCACGAGGTCATGGTCGCCTCCAGGGAGATGATCCAGCCCTCCGTCTACGGCCAGGCCATCATCATCACCGTGTACGTCCCGATCCTCGCGCTCTCGGGTGTCGAGGGGAAGATGTTCCACCCGATGGCCACCACGGTCATCTTCGCGCTCATCAGCGCGTTCATCCTCTCCCTCACGTTCGTTCCCGCGATGGTCGCCATCCTTATCCGCGGCCGGGTGCAGGAGAAAGAGATGGTCCTGGTGCGGTGGGCCAAGGCGGCGTACCGGCCGGTCGTCGAGTGGTCGGTGCGGTTTCGCTGGGCGGTGGTCGTCGTTGCGGTCGCGGCCTTCGCCGGCGCCGCGGCGCTGTTCGGCCGGCTGGGTCAGGAGTTCGTGCCGACCCTCGACGAGAAGGATCTCGCGATGCACGCGATGCGGATCGCCTCCACATCCCTCTCTCAGTCCCAGTCCATGCAGTTCGACGTCGAGCGGGCGGTCGCCGGCATTCCCGAGGTCGCCTTCGTCTATTCCAAGACCGGCACCGCCGAGATGGCGACCGACCCGATGCCGCCCAACGTCTCGGACACCTTCATCATCTTCAAGCCCCAGGACCAGTGGCGGTCCGAGGCCGAGCTGGACCGGCTGATCGCGGAGAAGACCGAGGCGATCGAGGCCATGGGCGCCCACGCCGCGCACGCGGGGCACGGGCACGAGGAGGAAGGACACGCCCACGAGGGGCCGAAGATCGAAGGGCACAAGGGCAAGCTCATCCAGCTCATCGAGCGGACCCTCGCCACCGTGCCGGGCAACAACTACGAGTTCACCCAGCCCATCCAGATGCGCTTCAACGAGCTCATCTCCGGCGTCCGCGGCGACGTGGCCGTCAAGGTCTACGGCGATGACTTCGAGTCGATGACCCGGACCGCACAGCAGGTGCTCGCCGCGATCGAGGCCGTGCCCGGGGCCGCCGACGCCAAGATGGAGCAGGTCGAGGGCCTGCCTGTCATGACGCTGGACATCGATCGCGCCGCGATCGCGCGGTACGGCCTGAACATCCACGACATCCAGCAGATCGTCGCCGCGGCGATCGGCGGGGCGCACGCCGGGCTGGTCTTCGAGGGAGACCGCCGGTTCGACCTCGTCGTCCGCCTCCCCGATTCGCTCCGAGACCGGCTCGAGGCGCTCGAGCGCCTCCCCATCCCCCTGCCAGGCGGCGATGAGCCCGGAAACCCCGCCCGCCTCGCCGATGCGAGCACCGGCCTCGCCGGACTCGTCCAGACGCGCGAGATGGGCTTTATCCCGCTGGGCGACGTCGCAGCGATCAGCGTCGCCGAAGGGATGAACCAGGTCAGCCGCGAGAACGGCAAACGCCGCATCGTGGTCCAGTGCAACGTCCGCGGGCGGGACCTGGGCTCGTTCGTCCGCGACGCCGAGCGGGCGGTCGCGGCGGTCCCGGTTCCCGCCGGCCAGTGGCTCACCTGGGGCGGGCAGTTCGAGAACCTGGTCGCCGCCAAGCAGCGCCTGACGATCGTCGTTCCCATCTGCTTCTTCCTGATTTTCCTGCTGCTGTTCTCGACCTTCAAGAGTGTCAAGTACTCCCTCCTGGTCTTCAGCGCTGTCCCGCTGGGCCTGACGGGCGGGGTCATTTCGCTCTGGCTCCGCGGGATGCCCTTCTCGATCTCCGCCGCGGTCGGGTTCATCGCCCTCTCGGGCGTCGCGGTGCTGAACGGACTGGTCATGGTCTCGTTCATCAACCAGCTCCGCGCCGAGGGCATGCCCCGCGATGCCGCGATCATGCGTGGATGCCTCGTGCGCCTCCGACCGGTGCTGATGACCGCGCTCGTTGCCTCGCTCGGGTTCGTCCCCATGGCCCTGGCCACGGGAACCGGCGCCGAGGTCCAGAAGCCGCTCGCCACCGTCGTCATCGGCGGCCTCATCTCCAGCACGCTCCTGACGCTCTGCGTGCTGCCGGCCCTGTACCGGATCTTCACATCCTGGGACTCATCCGGCGGCCCGAGGCCGCGGCCGCAGGACTGGGAACGGACGGACTTCGGCCCACATGAGGCCGGGTCGCCGCCTCGCGGCGCACACCACTCAGATTCATCCTCGCCGTCACCGCCCCCGGGCCCGTCGCCCGCGAACGGAACAGGCGGCCCCTCGACAGGCTCGCACTGA
- a CDS encoding methyltransferase domain-containing protein, translated as MTSPPAPCPDQVTRLRELMLGTFFRGWSPDYLSSPAFEADLLAHTTRRFEECRDMILPWIERHLPLDSKSVVDIGCGTGASTAAWAQKAERVVGYDIHAPSIDAANGRMEIMGIQNVTCRALRPDALIPAIRDDFPDGADVIIMYAVLEHQKVLERIDTLRASWSLLRPGGLLVVGDSPTRFSMMDFHTSLLPFFNWLPEELAVYYAHKSPRADFRDGVENALRSGLPAAIDYVARCGRGVGYEEFEIAIGDLNRYVVGDSFDDGMINQPHRGVSFVDELIQAFARSFSLKVPRGFLRESLEVILRKPLHPDEAPPDPKPAPVEGLMKRSQVDALVNDQVQARIEEELKRLNQQPAAPASLAATMN; from the coding sequence ATGACCTCACCGCCGGCTCCGTGTCCCGACCAGGTGACGCGCCTTCGGGAACTCATGCTCGGCACGTTCTTCCGCGGCTGGAGCCCGGACTACCTGTCCTCACCCGCGTTCGAGGCCGACCTGCTGGCCCACACCACGCGTCGCTTCGAAGAGTGCCGCGACATGATCCTGCCGTGGATCGAGCGTCACCTGCCGCTGGACAGCAAGTCTGTCGTTGATATCGGCTGCGGCACCGGCGCGAGCACCGCGGCCTGGGCCCAGAAGGCCGAGCGAGTTGTCGGGTACGACATCCACGCGCCCTCGATCGACGCCGCGAACGGGCGCATGGAGATCATGGGGATTCAGAACGTCACCTGCCGCGCGCTGCGGCCCGACGCCCTCATCCCGGCAATCCGCGATGACTTCCCCGATGGGGCCGACGTCATCATCATGTACGCCGTGCTGGAGCATCAGAAGGTGTTGGAGCGGATCGACACGCTCCGGGCAAGCTGGAGCCTCCTCCGCCCGGGCGGGCTGCTGGTCGTGGGCGATTCGCCCACCCGCTTCTCAATGATGGACTTCCATACGTCCCTGCTCCCGTTCTTCAACTGGCTCCCCGAGGAACTCGCGGTGTACTACGCCCACAAGTCGCCGCGGGCCGACTTCCGCGACGGCGTGGAAAACGCCCTTCGCAGCGGCCTGCCCGCGGCGATCGACTACGTCGCCCGCTGCGGACGCGGCGTGGGATACGAGGAGTTCGAGATCGCCATCGGCGATCTGAACCGGTACGTCGTCGGCGATTCCTTCGATGACGGGATGATCAACCAGCCGCACCGGGGCGTGAGTTTCGTCGACGAACTGATCCAAGCGTTCGCCAGGAGCTTCAGCCTCAAGGTACCGCGCGGCTTCCTCCGCGAGAGCCTTGAGGTCATCCTCCGCAAACCGCTCCATCCCGACGAGGCCCCGCCCGATCCCAAGCCGGCCCCCGTTGAGGGCCTCATGAAACGCTCCCAGGTCGATGCTCTGGTGAATGACCAGGTACAGGCACGAATCGAAGAGGAGCTGAAGAGACTCAATCAACAGCCGGCGGCTCCTGCAAGCCTCGCTGCAACTATGAATTAG
- a CDS encoding DUF72 domain-containing protein, with the protein MRAGWFVAENQKRPSWCIGLVGFSCPEWSKSLFTVDAGIRGRSRGDTHRLSKYAAHFNAVEINTTFYGIPSIDTVRAWADATPADFRFCVKMPRDVTHGPTPQGVLAAADGPPPGHLLREETLVTARRFLQVLQPLGGKLGAVLVQFPPKFMAQRRDELAAFLDRVGRGAPLAVELRHDSWWTPETGAILHDRGVCWAATDESPRHEAERAPDASGVDRRAPRHITPTADFLYIRWLGKHDQLDDRSKEHFDPTSRLRWWAERLRTILDRNPQVRVVYGFFDNDFAGYAPATARRFMDILGLPSPKLDTRAADEPTLFG; encoded by the coding sequence GTGCGGGCAGGGTGGTTTGTGGCGGAGAACCAGAAGCGTCCATCCTGGTGCATCGGACTCGTCGGATTCTCGTGCCCCGAGTGGTCGAAGTCACTGTTCACCGTCGATGCGGGTATTCGCGGTCGCTCTCGTGGCGACACGCACCGCCTGAGCAAGTACGCGGCTCACTTCAACGCCGTAGAGATCAACACCACCTTCTACGGCATCCCCTCGATCGATACCGTGCGGGCGTGGGCGGACGCGACACCCGCGGACTTTCGCTTCTGCGTGAAGATGCCTCGCGACGTGACGCACGGGCCGACGCCCCAGGGCGTGCTGGCCGCGGCGGACGGCCCGCCGCCGGGGCATCTGCTGCGCGAAGAAACGCTCGTGACGGCGCGACGCTTTCTGCAGGTACTCCAGCCGCTCGGCGGCAAACTCGGGGCCGTGCTCGTGCAGTTCCCGCCGAAGTTCATGGCGCAGCGTCGCGATGAACTCGCCGCGTTCCTCGACCGTGTCGGCCGCGGAGCGCCGCTCGCGGTCGAGTTGCGCCACGACAGTTGGTGGACTCCCGAAACCGGGGCAATCCTGCACGACCGCGGCGTTTGCTGGGCGGCAACCGATGAATCGCCCCGGCACGAGGCAGAGCGAGCGCCGGATGCCAGCGGCGTGGACAGGCGCGCGCCGCGGCACATCACGCCGACCGCCGACTTCCTCTATATCCGCTGGCTCGGCAAGCACGACCAGCTCGATGATCGGAGCAAAGAGCACTTTGACCCCACATCTCGGCTGCGCTGGTGGGCAGAGCGGCTCCGCACAATTCTGGACCGGAACCCGCAGGTCCGCGTCGTCTACGGCTTCTTCGACAATGACTTCGCCGGCTACGCCCCGGCGACCGCGCGGCGGTTCATGGACATCCTTGGCCTGCCGTCTCCAAAGTTGGACACACGAGCAGCCGACGAGCCGACGCTCTTCGGGTAG
- a CDS encoding phosphatase PAP2 family protein, whose translation MARSASAVAMARDYNQSLWVPVRWGHMAGAAVWGVVGPVVQWSRAEERRAWAWPLLLAAVLFAAIFPLDGPLFSMSAGLLRREGDVLRELRAWQQYGAVGSIIFAAAVIWSLDPARRRRLLDLFAAAGLTSIACWVLKGGLGRPRPALGDPHTILGPWAMYPVPTDNGFSLQYAWEFWKGDAELWSMPSSHTAAAAAMSVFLAANYPRLRWLCVAMVCVVGATRVLTGAHWPSDVAVGAVVGWAIARVTVDRYWGVRVVEWLWLRLVNRDSPLAFPPLARSLGDGALLRQLGYDGDGKDPRAGAAAGGRPGDGEGNGG comes from the coding sequence TTGGCTCGATCAGCGTCCGCCGTGGCCATGGCCCGCGACTATAACCAGTCGCTGTGGGTGCCCGTGCGCTGGGGCCACATGGCGGGTGCGGCGGTGTGGGGCGTGGTCGGGCCTGTTGTGCAGTGGTCGAGGGCCGAGGAACGGCGCGCATGGGCATGGCCGCTGCTGCTCGCCGCGGTGCTGTTTGCCGCGATCTTCCCGCTGGATGGTCCGCTCTTTTCGATGTCGGCCGGCCTCCTCCGGCGGGAGGGGGACGTCCTCAGGGAGTTGCGGGCGTGGCAGCAGTACGGGGCGGTTGGCTCGATCATCTTCGCGGCGGCGGTGATCTGGTCGCTGGACCCGGCGCGGCGACGGCGGCTGCTTGATCTGTTCGCCGCAGCGGGCCTGACCAGCATCGCGTGCTGGGTGCTGAAGGGGGGCCTTGGTCGGCCGCGGCCGGCGCTGGGCGACCCGCACACGATCCTGGGTCCGTGGGCCATGTACCCAGTACCGACAGACAATGGGTTCTCGCTGCAGTACGCGTGGGAGTTCTGGAAAGGGGATGCGGAGTTGTGGTCGATGCCGTCGAGTCACACGGCAGCCGCGGCGGCGATGAGCGTGTTCCTCGCGGCGAACTACCCGCGCCTTCGCTGGCTGTGCGTGGCGATGGTGTGTGTGGTTGGCGCGACGCGGGTGTTGACCGGAGCGCACTGGCCGAGCGATGTCGCCGTGGGGGCCGTCGTGGGCTGGGCCATCGCACGGGTGACTGTGGATCGGTACTGGGGGGTGCGGGTGGTCGAGTGGCTGTGGCTGCGGCTGGTGAACCGCGATTCGCCGCTGGCGTTTCCACCGCTGGCTCGCTCGCTCGGGGATGGGGCGCTCCTGCGGCAACTAGGGTACGACGGCGACGGGAAGGATCCCCGAGCGGGCGCGGCGGCGGGAGGGCGGCCCGGGGACGGGGAAGGGAATGGCGGCTAA
- a CDS encoding glycosyltransferase family 39 protein, with product MATADADRANSVSPAIAQAPAAGWLRGPIATVVLLALCATLYLPGLFTMPPVDRDECKFAQASRQMLATQDWVVPRIGDRPRLNKPPMIYWLQAASARLLGETPAMAAAPFPGGADPTAGIGRYRLPSAIAATITVLLVFWLGTRMFDRRAAILGAALLAVCPVFAWEAHQARADQVLVATIVIAQSALWSIWHTRRSPRRPVLAPAVLWLALCAGVMTKGPVAPMVVGLTALTLALLQRDWRFLIRLRPLIGGSIVLGAIATWLALVAGHVGWSHLSETLWRELIGRNLEAAEGHWGPPGYHLLLLNVLFWPGTLAVLFGVGRAWQRGLRAGSPAGPAAAWPARMLRHLRSRRPARDAEVFCLAWLIPAWIVFELVGTKLPHYTMPLYPPLALLCARAAFALAARHRRTGQPPLDRAAVIIWSVLGAVIVVAVPAAAGAFVVHGDRSALAPNLLSFPLRIAATTALFYAAVLLWRHGIVRAQVASIGAIVAGVVALMVVLPHVPGLWVSNQILARIRESDQSMSLPVAVVGFREDSLVFLSNGGITRLNMDHVPEWFSANPGGRVFVPKEEVAACRYLVGRPMLAEEQYAVSGINYSDRLRSVDLVPMRFPP from the coding sequence ATGGCCACGGCGGACGCTGATCGAGCCAACTCAGTCTCTCCTGCGATCGCTCAGGCCCCCGCCGCGGGGTGGCTCCGCGGCCCCATCGCGACGGTCGTTCTGCTCGCCCTGTGCGCCACACTCTATCTTCCCGGCTTGTTCACGATGCCTCCGGTGGACCGCGACGAGTGCAAGTTCGCGCAAGCCTCGCGCCAGATGCTGGCGACCCAGGACTGGGTGGTGCCCCGAATCGGGGACCGGCCGCGCCTGAACAAGCCGCCGATGATCTACTGGCTCCAGGCGGCCTCTGCACGGCTGCTCGGGGAAACACCCGCGATGGCCGCAGCACCCTTCCCGGGCGGTGCCGACCCGACGGCAGGGATCGGGCGGTACCGCCTCCCCTCGGCGATTGCCGCGACGATCACGGTGCTGCTCGTGTTCTGGCTGGGAACGCGAATGTTCGACCGGCGGGCCGCGATTCTCGGTGCGGCGCTCCTCGCCGTCTGCCCCGTCTTCGCGTGGGAAGCGCACCAAGCCCGGGCCGACCAGGTGCTTGTGGCGACCATCGTGATCGCGCAGTCCGCTCTGTGGTCGATCTGGCACACACGGCGATCACCACGCCGGCCGGTGCTGGCGCCGGCCGTGCTGTGGCTGGCCCTGTGCGCGGGCGTGATGACCAAGGGGCCGGTCGCCCCGATGGTGGTCGGCCTGACAGCACTGACCCTTGCCCTGCTCCAGCGGGACTGGAGGTTTCTCATCCGCCTTCGTCCCCTGATCGGCGGTTCCATCGTCCTCGGCGCGATCGCGACCTGGCTCGCCCTCGTCGCTGGACACGTGGGATGGAGTCACCTCTCGGAGACGCTTTGGCGCGAGCTCATCGGTCGCAACCTCGAGGCCGCGGAAGGCCACTGGGGACCGCCGGGGTACCACCTGCTGCTTCTGAATGTCCTTTTTTGGCCCGGCACACTTGCCGTGCTCTTCGGTGTCGGGCGGGCGTGGCAGCGAGGGCTGCGTGCCGGCTCGCCCGCCGGTCCTGCCGCCGCATGGCCCGCGAGGATGCTGCGGCACCTGCGCAGCCGGAGGCCCGCGCGTGATGCGGAGGTCTTCTGCCTGGCATGGCTCATCCCAGCGTGGATCGTCTTTGAACTTGTCGGCACCAAACTGCCTCACTACACGATGCCGCTCTATCCGCCCCTCGCCCTGCTGTGCGCCCGCGCGGCGTTCGCCCTCGCCGCGAGGCACCGGCGCACCGGTCAGCCGCCACTGGACCGCGCGGCCGTCATCATCTGGTCCGTTCTCGGCGCGGTAATCGTCGTCGCCGTGCCCGCTGCGGCTGGCGCGTTCGTCGTGCATGGCGACCGATCGGCGCTGGCCCCCAACCTGCTCTCCTTCCCGCTGCGGATCGCGGCGACGACCGCCCTCTTCTACGCCGCGGTGCTTCTCTGGCGGCATGGCATCGTCCGCGCCCAGGTCGCCTCGATCGGGGCGATAGTTGCGGGGGTGGTCGCCCTCATGGTCGTGCTCCCTCATGTGCCGGGGCTCTGGGTCAGCAACCAAATCCTCGCGAGGATCCGCGAAAGCGACCAGTCAATGTCGCTCCCCGTGGCCGTGGTCGGATTCCGCGAGGACAGCCTCGTCTTCTTGAGCAACGGCGGGATCACGCGACTGAACATGGATCACGTTCCCGAGTGGTTCTCCGCGAATCCGGGCGGGCGTGTGTTTGTCCCCAAGGAGGAGGTCGCCGCCTGCCGGTACCTCGTCGGCCGGCCGATGCTTGCAGAGGAGC